In Fibrobacter sp., a single genomic region encodes these proteins:
- a CDS encoding TolC family protein has translation MIRWFLMAIMCWTISQADASPDTKDSLSFAEAREIILSGNAGLRSAKTEIDAAKAGVHQAGTFPNPDIEVSLEKFGADEIEASVGQTFELGGKRKHRTEAAQIEVDVLVNAGEIARLELEAEIIRRFIPIATTTHKMDVLDSIIKITESTRDQIQRRVEAGGARTTDLVRIEIDIEQLQLERKELLLENKQARMKFAALGSSQNFSLINVTGELNHESSIPDLKTLQNAVDKNPVIMAYVIEQKKLEVERRQLSADASPDLNLSMGYLRNNEANSNSPTFGLSMSVPLFNRNTAAQKQAELRQKASGEQRENAYRLLMADIEGIHSQLEAIDLKLNSLQSSIVPKARKVYETLQEYYSAGSASFLDIAEAQAEMLRLRLELLDILQERAEKLTDLMQMTSINLQIVK, from the coding sequence ATGATAAGATGGTTCCTCATGGCCATAATGTGCTGGACAATATCCCAGGCAGATGCATCTCCTGATACAAAAGACTCCTTGTCCTTTGCAGAGGCTCGCGAAATAATTCTCTCCGGAAATGCTGGACTCAGGTCCGCGAAAACTGAAATCGATGCTGCAAAAGCCGGTGTTCATCAGGCGGGCACATTTCCCAATCCCGATATCGAGGTTTCACTTGAGAAGTTTGGTGCAGATGAAATCGAAGCTTCTGTCGGGCAGACTTTTGAACTTGGCGGAAAAAGAAAACACAGAACCGAAGCTGCGCAAATAGAGGTAGATGTCTTAGTAAATGCGGGAGAGATCGCCAGGCTTGAGCTCGAAGCAGAAATTATCCGAAGGTTTATCCCGATAGCAACAACAACTCATAAAATGGATGTGCTTGATTCAATTATCAAAATTACCGAATCGACAAGAGACCAGATCCAGCGCAGGGTAGAGGCCGGAGGTGCCAGGACCACTGATCTGGTTCGGATTGAAATAGATATCGAGCAGCTCCAGCTTGAGCGCAAGGAACTGCTTCTTGAAAATAAACAGGCAAGAATGAAATTTGCGGCACTGGGGAGCAGTCAGAATTTCTCCTTGATAAATGTAACTGGTGAGCTGAATCATGAATCATCAATTCCCGATCTGAAAACCCTTCAGAACGCAGTCGATAAAAATCCGGTAATAATGGCTTATGTAATCGAGCAGAAGAAACTCGAAGTGGAACGCAGACAGCTTAGTGCGGATGCTTCACCGGACCTGAATCTTTCAATGGGTTATCTCCGCAATAATGAGGCTAATTCCAATTCACCTACTTTTGGATTGTCAATGTCTGTTCCTCTTTTTAACAGGAATACTGCTGCTCAGAAACAGGCAGAACTCAGGCAGAAGGCTTCCGGAGAGCAGAGGGAAAATGCTTACCGTCTGCTGATGGCAGATATCGAGGGGATCCACAGTCAATTGGAAGCGATCGATCTCAAACTGAATTCTCTTCAGTCCAGTATTGTACCGAAAGCCCGGAAAGTGTATGAAACCCTTCAGGAGTATTACTCTGCCGGAAGCGCATCGTTTCTTGACATTGCAGAAGCGCAGGCTGAAATGCTGCGCCTCAGACTGGAGCTTTTAGATATCCTGCAGGAACGTGCTGAGAAATTGACCGATCTGATGCAGATGACATCTATAAACTTACAAATCGTCAAATAG
- a CDS encoding ferritin family protein, whose protein sequence is MAKVFNAGEIFEIGIQIEKNGHDFYAAAAAGTEDESMKKLFTELADWEGQHIKLFQELRDKLPEGAKQEIEFDLDNVVYLYLKSLADSMVFNSKSAGIEGLLTTDDILNKAIEMEKESIVVYSSMKEVVPASMGKAQIDRLISEEVGHVGHLIRRKSK, encoded by the coding sequence ATGGCAAAAGTTTTCAATGCAGGGGAGATTTTTGAAATCGGTATTCAGATCGAGAAAAATGGTCACGACTTCTATGCTGCAGCAGCCGCCGGCACAGAGGATGAATCGATGAAGAAACTCTTTACAGAACTGGCAGACTGGGAGGGGCAGCATATTAAACTTTTTCAGGAACTTCGTGACAAACTTCCGGAAGGGGCAAAGCAGGAGATAGAATTTGATCTTGACAACGTGGTATACCTGTATTTGAAATCCCTGGCCGACAGTATGGTTTTCAACTCCAAGAGTGCCGGAATAGAGGGACTCCTTACAACCGATGATATTCTGAACAAAGCCATAGAAATGGAAAAAGAGTCGATAGTGGTTTATTCTTCCATGAAAGAGGTTGTGCCGGCGAGCATGGGAAAAGCCCAGATCGACAGGCTTATTTCAGAGGAAGTCGGGCACGTGGGTCATCTTATAAGAAGAAAGAGCAAGTAA
- a CDS encoding DUF296 domain-containing protein: MQYSSGSTGRTFVLRFEENDTIYKEIENLCEKESVEAGVIWIIGGVKNGGVVVGPGNDSERPLRPQVEQFTEAHEIIGTGTIFRNEENKPVLHMHAGAGRGKHQVIGCPRKGLECWLVTEAVLLEIKGALAGRVKDESGAELLKVLKK, encoded by the coding sequence ATGCAATACTCATCGGGTTCGACAGGAAGAACATTTGTTCTCCGCTTCGAGGAGAACGATACTATTTACAAGGAAATAGAGAACCTCTGCGAGAAAGAATCTGTAGAGGCAGGAGTTATCTGGATTATTGGCGGGGTAAAAAACGGAGGTGTTGTCGTAGGACCGGGAAATGACTCCGAGAGACCCCTTCGTCCCCAGGTAGAGCAGTTTACAGAGGCACATGAGATAATCGGTACAGGCACCATTTTCAGAAATGAGGAAAACAAACCGGTGCTTCACATGCACGCCGGAGCCGGCAGAGGAAAACATCAGGTGATCGGATGCCCGCGAAAAGGGCTTGAGTGCTGGCTTGTGACAGAGGCTGTATTGCTTGAGATAAAGGGGGCGCTCGCTGGAAGGGTAAAAGATGAGAGCGGAGCAGAGTTGTTGAAGGTATTAAAGAAATAG
- a CDS encoding HlyD family efflux transporter periplasmic adaptor subunit, with amino-acid sequence MRLFLAAFVFLSMIVWTGCGNSTKDHHDHEHNEKSGHVHADHDEHADHEDHHSDHDYSGHHAEEEGEHGHDDGEIVVTPEDMKLSEITTARVETGRISTSLDLSGEIGFNEDRVVHITPRFAGIVKEVRYGIGEYVKSGEAVALIESNESMNTYSLKAPISGRIIEKHAAAGEYVSEEESLYLLADLSTVWVNLAVYPKDADKVKKGQRTKISAVGSEISTDGIISYVTPIMDARTRKITARVVLSNSNNAWRPGTFVNANVETGEGEPGLVVDRNAVQILDNESVVFIQHEPGRFNVVPVKTGDKDSRKVMILSGLEEGMEYVNNGAFELKAKIVTSSFDAHAGHGH; translated from the coding sequence ATGAGATTGTTTTTAGCAGCATTTGTTTTTCTGTCGATGATAGTGTGGACAGGATGCGGCAATTCGACAAAGGATCATCATGATCATGAGCACAATGAGAAATCAGGCCACGTTCATGCAGATCACGATGAGCATGCAGACCATGAGGATCATCATTCTGATCATGACTATAGCGGTCATCATGCTGAAGAGGAGGGTGAGCACGGGCATGATGATGGTGAAATAGTGGTGACACCAGAAGACATGAAGCTTTCAGAGATTACCACTGCCAGAGTTGAAACCGGCAGAATAAGTACATCTCTCGATCTTTCAGGAGAAATCGGGTTCAATGAGGATCGTGTGGTACACATAACACCCAGATTCGCGGGTATAGTCAAAGAGGTCCGGTATGGAATCGGTGAATATGTGAAGTCTGGTGAAGCTGTTGCCCTGATCGAGAGCAATGAGAGCATGAACACCTATTCTCTCAAAGCACCGATATCGGGACGGATTATTGAAAAGCATGCAGCCGCGGGAGAGTATGTCTCTGAGGAGGAGAGTCTTTATCTTCTTGCTGATCTGTCAACTGTATGGGTAAATCTGGCGGTATACCCCAAAGATGCCGATAAGGTGAAAAAGGGACAGAGGACAAAAATATCAGCGGTAGGTTCAGAAATAAGCACTGATGGCATTATCAGCTATGTCACTCCAATCATGGATGCAAGGACGAGAAAGATCACGGCAAGAGTAGTACTCTCCAACAGTAATAATGCCTGGCGCCCTGGCACATTTGTCAATGCTAATGTAGAGACAGGTGAAGGAGAGCCTGGGCTTGTCGTGGACAGAAATGCAGTTCAGATCCTTGATAATGAGAGTGTGGTATTTATTCAACACGAGCCTGGAAGGTTCAATGTTGTTCCGGTGAAGACAGGAGATAAAGATTCCCGTAAAGTGATGATATTATCCGGTCTTGAAGAGGGTATGGAATATGTAAATAATGGTGCATTCGAGCTTAAGGCAAAGATTGTCACAAGTTCATTCGATGCGCATGCTGGACACGGACATTGA